The following proteins are encoded in a genomic region of Fusobacterium sp. SYSU M8D902:
- a CDS encoding toxin-antitoxin system YwqK family antitoxin: MTNQYNKAGKKEGLWVKTYDNGAIQEEKNYVDGVRHGEYKSYYMNGQIETRKFYKNGNIDGVYETFYSDGKLSSVRNLVDGEAKGLCEEYYPNGKLKRSSFYETTSTTSKNIKYYPNGQIKVSVNLKNGAMFGIYKEYYSNGTLHLECHYTDHGKLHGGYKEYDPAGNLVKDCNYINGIEQIK; encoded by the coding sequence ATGACTAATCAATACAACAAGGCCGGTAAAAAAGAGGGGCTATGGGTTAAAACTTATGACAATGGTGCTATTCAAGAGGAAAAAAACTATGTTGATGGAGTTAGACATGGTGAATACAAATCTTACTATATGAATGGTCAAATTGAAACTAGAAAGTTTTACAAAAATGGTAATATTGACGGAGTTTACGAAACATTTTATAGTGATGGAAAATTAAGTTCTGTCCGTAATCTAGTTGATGGAGAGGCTAAAGGACTTTGTGAGGAGTACTACCCTAATGGGAAATTAAAAAGAAGCTCTTTCTATGAAACTACTTCTACTACAAGTAAAAATATTAAATACTATCCTAATGGACAAATCAAAGTTAGTGTAAACTTAAAAAATGGAGCTATGTTTGGAATATATAAAGAGTATTACTCAAATGGAACTCTTCATCTTGAGTGCCACTACACCGATCATGGAAAACTACATGGTGGTTACAAAGAGTATGATCCTGCAGGAAATTTAGTAAAAGATTGCAACTATATCAATGGTATTGAGCAAATAAAATAG
- a CDS encoding ABC transporter ATP-binding protein: MSKLLEIKDLTIQYVTEDEVVSAVNNLEIELEEGETIGLVGETGAGKTTTALGIMGLVPNPPGKILNGKITFEGEDLLALSEEKMRKIRGNKISMIFQDPMTSLNPVMTVGEQIAEVIELHEQLGKEGSFEKAKEMLELVGIPGARANDFPHQFSGGMKQRVVIAIALACNPKLLIADEPTTALDVTIQAQVLDLMNELKEKFKTAMILITHDLGVVAQVCDKVAIMYAGEIVEAGSLIDVFENPQHPYTHGLFGSIPSLDEECTRLKPIQGLMPDPTNLPSGCKFHPRCPHATELCSKEQPGVTDLGNNHKARCFICEGKVKVVGEEN; encoded by the coding sequence ATGAGTAAATTATTAGAGATAAAAGATTTAACTATACAATATGTTACAGAAGATGAGGTAGTATCTGCTGTAAACAATTTAGAGATCGAATTAGAAGAGGGAGAAACAATAGGACTAGTTGGAGAGACTGGAGCAGGAAAAACAACAACTGCTCTTGGAATAATGGGACTTGTTCCAAATCCTCCAGGAAAGATATTAAATGGAAAGATCACATTTGAGGGAGAGGATCTATTAGCTTTATCAGAAGAGAAGATGAGAAAGATAAGAGGAAATAAGATCTCAATGATATTCCAAGATCCAATGACTTCATTAAACCCTGTAATGACAGTAGGAGAGCAGATTGCAGAGGTTATTGAACTACATGAGCAATTAGGGAAAGAGGGATCTTTTGAAAAAGCAAAAGAGATGCTTGAACTAGTTGGAATTCCTGGTGCTAGAGCAAATGATTTTCCACACCAATTTTCTGGTGGAATGAAACAGAGAGTTGTAATAGCTATTGCCTTAGCTTGTAATCCAAAGCTTTTAATAGCAGATGAGCCAACAACAGCACTAGACGTTACTATACAAGCACAAGTTCTAGATTTAATGAATGAATTAAAAGAGAAGTTTAAAACAGCTATGATATTGATAACACATGACTTGGGAGTAGTTGCACAAGTGTGTGATAAGGTTGCAATAATGTATGCTGGTGAGATAGTAGAAGCAGGAAGTTTGATAGATGTTTTTGAAAATCCACAACATCCATATACTCATGGATTATTCGGATCAATTCCTAGTCTAGATGAAGAGTGTACAAGATTAAAACCAATTCAAGGATTGATGCCAGATCCTACAAATTTACCATCAGGATGTAAATTCCATCCTAGATGTCCTCATGCTACAGAACTTTGTTCTAAAGAGCAACCAGGAGTTACTGATTTAGGTAATAATCACAAAGCAAGATGCTTTATTTGTGAAGGAAAAGTAAAAGTAGTAGGGGAGGAGAATTAA
- the rpsO gene encoding 30S ribosomal protein S15, with translation MRSKAEIIKEFGKFEGDTGSTEVQIALLTEKINHLTDHLRTHKKDFHSRLGLLKMVGQRKRLLAYLTKKDLEGYRNLIARLGIRK, from the coding sequence ATGAGAAGTAAAGCAGAAATCATTAAAGAGTTTGGAAAATTTGAAGGAGATACAGGATCAACTGAGGTACAAATCGCTCTATTAACAGAGAAAATCAACCACTTAACTGATCACTTAAGAACTCACAAAAAAGATTTCCACTCAAGATTAGGATTATTAAAAATGGTAGGACAAAGAAAGAGATTACTTGCTTACCTAACTAAGAAAGACTTAGAAGGATACAGAAACTTAATCGCTAGATTAGGAATCAGAAAATAG
- a CDS encoding oligopeptide/dipeptide ABC transporter ATP-binding protein produces MENNKVLLEVKNLKKYFNTPKGLLHAVDDINFTICEGKTLGVVGESGCGKSTTGRVILRLLEATDGEILFEGENIRNYSKDQMREMRKKMQIIFQDPFASLNPRMTVSEIIAEPLIIHKVCKSKEELEKRVKELMEIVGLSERLMNTYPHELDGGRRQRIGIARALALKPKFIVCDEPVSALDVSIQAQVLNLMKDLQEEFGLTYMFITHDLSVVKHFSDDIAVMYLGQLVEKAPSKMLFKNPIHPYTKALLSAIPVPSVKKKMERIKLQGEITSPINPEKGCRFAKRCIYAKDICRQEDPKLREVGKGHFYACHLAEELGFIEK; encoded by the coding sequence ATGGAAAATAATAAAGTTTTATTAGAAGTAAAAAACTTAAAAAAATACTTTAATACTCCAAAAGGACTTTTACATGCAGTAGATGATATAAACTTTACTATTTGTGAAGGAAAAACTTTAGGAGTGGTAGGAGAGTCTGGTTGTGGAAAATCTACAACTGGAAGGGTTATCTTAAGGTTACTTGAGGCTACAGATGGAGAGATACTTTTTGAGGGAGAAAATATCAGAAACTACTCAAAAGATCAGATGAGAGAGATGAGAAAGAAAATGCAGATCATCTTCCAAGACCCATTTGCTTCTCTTAACCCAAGAATGACTGTAAGTGAGATAATTGCCGAGCCATTAATTATCCATAAAGTATGTAAAAGTAAAGAGGAATTAGAGAAAAGAGTAAAAGAGTTAATGGAGATAGTAGGTCTGAGTGAAAGACTTATGAATACATATCCACATGAGTTGGATGGAGGAAGAAGACAGAGAATAGGAATAGCAAGAGCGTTGGCATTGAAACCAAAGTTTATAGTTTGTGACGAGCCAGTATCAGCTCTAGACGTATCTATTCAAGCACAGGTACTAAACTTGATGAAAGATTTACAAGAGGAGTTTGGACTTACATATATGTTCATAACACATGACTTGTCAGTTGTAAAACACTTCTCTGATGATATAGCTGTAATGTATTTGGGACAATTAGTTGAAAAAGCACCATCTAAGATGCTTTTCAAAAATCCAATTCATCCATATACAAAGGCTCTTTTATCAGCTATACCAGTACCAAGTGTTAAGAAAAAAATGGAGAGAATAAAACTTCAAGGTGAGATTACATCTCCTATAAATCCTGAAAAAGGTTGTAGATTTGCAAAAAGATGTATCTATGCAAAAGATATATGTAGACAAGAGGATCCAAAGTTAAGAGAGGTTGGAAAGGGACATTTCTATGCTTGTCATCTAGCTGAAGAGCTTGGATTCATTGAAAAATAG
- a CDS encoding MalY/PatB family protein: MNFNTVIDRKGTYCTQWDYIEDRFGKADLLPFTISDMDFESPIEIKKALINRVNHGVFGYSRWNHSDFKNSIEFWYNSRFNFQINTDWILYAPSVIYSVSKLIEMKSKKGEGVLINTPAYDGFFKAIIDNERKLISSPLIEKNGRYEINFEDFEEKCKISKIFLLCSPHNPVGKVWSEEELKKIISICKKYNVYIISDEIHMDIVYRGVHTPILKVADNYKESIAICTAASKTFNTPSLGGSYMLVPNSKDRDDYLFILKNREALSSPNILGVISTITAYNQCSYWVDELLKYTKDNILFVKEFLEKNIPQLTCEFPDGCYFAWINFSQLNISSETLQKALIDIGKVAIMPGNTYGEEGKNYLRFNVGCPKEKVELGLQKLKLAVDSIKNN, from the coding sequence ATGAATTTTAATACTGTCATTGATAGAAAAGGAACCTACTGTACTCAGTGGGATTATATAGAAGACAGATTTGGAAAGGCAGATTTACTACCTTTTACAATTTCTGATATGGATTTTGAATCTCCAATTGAAATAAAAAAAGCACTTATAAATAGGGTTAATCATGGGGTTTTTGGGTATAGCAGATGGAATCATAGTGATTTTAAAAATTCAATTGAATTTTGGTATAATTCAAGATTTAATTTCCAGATAAATACAGATTGGATACTCTATGCTCCTAGTGTGATCTATTCTGTTTCCAAGCTCATTGAGATGAAATCTAAAAAAGGGGAGGGAGTGTTGATTAATACTCCCGCCTATGATGGTTTTTTCAAGGCTATAATTGATAATGAGAGAAAACTTATCTCTTCTCCTCTCATTGAAAAAAATGGTAGATATGAGATAAATTTTGAAGATTTTGAAGAAAAATGTAAAATCTCTAAGATATTTCTATTATGTAGTCCACACAATCCTGTAGGGAAAGTTTGGAGTGAAGAGGAGTTAAAAAAAATTATCTCTATATGTAAAAAATACAATGTTTATATTATCTCTGATGAGATCCATATGGATATAGTTTATAGAGGGGTACATACACCTATTCTTAAAGTAGCAGACAATTACAAAGAGAGTATAGCTATCTGTACAGCGGCCTCTAAAACATTTAATACACCATCTTTAGGTGGTTCATATATGTTAGTTCCAAATTCAAAAGATAGAGATGATTACTTATTCATTTTAAAAAACAGAGAAGCCTTGTCTTCTCCAAATATTTTAGGAGTAATCTCCACAATTACAGCTTATAATCAATGTAGTTACTGGGTTGATGAACTTTTAAAATATACAAAAGATAATATTCTTTTTGTCAAAGAATTTTTAGAAAAAAATATCCCTCAATTAACTTGTGAATTTCCTGATGGATGTTATTTTGCTTGGATTAATTTTTCACAACTAAATATATCTAGTGAAACTTTACAAAAAGCTCTTATCGATATTGGAAAAGTAGCTATTATGCCTGGTAATACATATGGAGAAGAGGGAAAAAATTATTTGAGATTTAATGTAGGATGTCCTAAAGAAAAAGTGGAGCTAGGTCTTCAAAAATTAAAGCTTGCTGTTGATTCTATAAAAAATAATTAA
- a CDS encoding nucleoside kinase — translation MLKFNAKKYSTTLKLILLKAIKDIYPNGDVIIDNSLNNGVYGEIENVLLTEEGIEKISNRMKEIIDKNYPIELVVGNNEELKAKSETIEREDVRKLLDNSGWTSIMEYSIDGYHDYVYEKPYKFTGDIGVFELTKYNEGFIIKYPLTEDLVLPPKIDTPKLAKIFSESGKWNQILGVDTLGSLNEKVLNKEIGELIQVNEALHHKDIAKIAEQISQNKEIKLVTIAGPSSSGKTTFSMRLCIHLKANGMKPALISLDNYYIGRANVPLDENGQKDFETMDALDIKLLNENLKDLIDGKEVEIPRYNFITGEREDVGDLKKLADENGIIVIEGIHGLNERLTQVIPRENKFKIYISCLTQLNIDKHNRISTSDVRKIRRLVRDSLSREEKGEGTLAMWASVRRGEERHIFPFQEEADALFNSNLVYELGVLKNYALRELIRIKPSSPYYEEAKRLMRFLYCFVDIKIDLIPDDSILKEFIGGSLFYKY, via the coding sequence ATGTTAAAATTTAATGCAAAAAAATATTCAACAACTCTAAAACTTATTTTACTAAAAGCTATAAAGGACATATACCCAAATGGAGATGTAATCATAGACAACTCTCTTAATAATGGAGTTTATGGTGAGATTGAAAATGTCCTATTGACAGAGGAAGGCATAGAGAAGATTTCCAATAGAATGAAAGAGATTATAGATAAAAACTATCCAATAGAATTGGTGGTTGGGAATAATGAGGAGTTAAAAGCTAAAAGTGAAACAATAGAGAGAGAAGATGTAAGAAAACTATTGGATAATAGTGGTTGGACAAGTATAATGGAATACTCTATTGATGGTTATCATGATTATGTATATGAAAAACCCTATAAATTTACTGGTGATATAGGAGTTTTTGAACTTACAAAATACAATGAAGGCTTTATAATAAAATATCCATTGACAGAGGATTTGGTACTTCCACCAAAAATAGACACTCCAAAGTTAGCAAAAATATTTTCAGAGTCAGGAAAATGGAATCAAATTTTAGGTGTAGATACTTTGGGAAGTTTGAATGAGAAGGTATTAAATAAAGAGATAGGAGAGTTAATACAGGTAAATGAAGCTCTACATCACAAGGATATAGCTAAGATAGCTGAACAGATCTCACAGAATAAGGAGATCAAACTTGTTACTATTGCTGGTCCATCATCATCAGGAAAGACAACATTTAGTATGAGACTTTGTATACACCTAAAGGCGAATGGAATGAAACCAGCATTGATATCTTTAGACAATTACTATATTGGTAGAGCTAATGTTCCTTTAGATGAGAATGGACAAAAAGATTTTGAAACAATGGACGCTTTAGATATAAAATTATTAAATGAGAATTTGAAGGATTTGATAGATGGAAAAGAAGTTGAAATTCCAAGATATAACTTTATAACTGGAGAGCGTGAAGATGTAGGAGATCTAAAGAAACTTGCAGATGAAAATGGAATAATTGTAATAGAGGGAATCCATGGTCTAAATGAGAGACTTACTCAAGTAATTCCAAGAGAGAACAAGTTTAAAATCTATATTAGTTGTCTAACACAACTTAATATTGATAAGCATAATAGAATCTCAACAAGTGATGTTAGAAAAATTAGAAGATTGGTAAGAGATAGCTTATCAAGAGAGGAGAAGGGAGAGGGAACTCTAGCTATGTGGGCTTCTGTAAGAAGGGGAGAAGAGAGACATATCTTCCCATTCCAAGAGGAGGCAGATGCTCTATTTAACAGTAATCTTGTGTATGAGTTAGGAGTTTTGAAGAACTACGCTTTGAGAGAGTTGATTAGAATAAAACCAAGTAGTCCATATTATGAGGAAGCTAAGAGATTGATGAGATTTTTATATTGTTTTGTGGATATAAAGATAGATTTAATTCCAGATGATTCAATTTTGAAAGAGTTCATAGGTGGAAGCTTATTCTATAAATATTAA
- the nikB gene encoding nickel ABC transporter permease: MHKYVLKRVLLLIPVLLGVSLLVFAIMSLTPGDPAQLILGENAPKAAVLKLREEMGLNDPFFMQYFRFVKNAIMGDFGRSYTTGREVFGEIFARFPNTLILAIIGIIISVCIGIPIGIISATRQYSFLDSFSMVIALLGVSMPVFWLGLMLILTFSVKLGWLPSGGYNGLSSIILPAITLGVGSAAIITRMTRSSMLEVIRQDYIRTARAKGVTEKVVINKHALKNALIPIITVVGLQFGHLLGGAVLTESVYSWPGVGRLMVDAIRQKDTPTVLAAVVFLAAAFSVVNLLVDILYAYVDPRIKSQYK, encoded by the coding sequence ATGCACAAGTATGTATTGAAAAGAGTTTTACTACTTATTCCTGTATTGTTAGGAGTTTCATTATTAGTTTTTGCAATAATGTCGTTAACACCAGGAGATCCAGCTCAATTAATATTAGGGGAAAATGCACCAAAAGCAGCAGTTTTAAAATTGAGAGAAGAGATGGGACTTAATGATCCATTCTTTATGCAGTACTTTAGATTTGTAAAAAATGCTATAATGGGAGATTTTGGAAGATCATATACAACTGGAAGAGAGGTATTTGGAGAGATATTTGCAAGATTCCCAAATACATTGATATTAGCAATTATAGGAATTATTATATCTGTTTGTATAGGAATTCCAATTGGTATAATTTCAGCTACAAGACAGTATTCTTTCTTAGATAGTTTTAGTATGGTAATTGCTCTATTAGGAGTATCAATGCCAGTATTCTGGTTAGGACTTATGTTAATTTTAACTTTCTCAGTAAAATTAGGTTGGCTACCTTCTGGAGGATATAATGGACTGAGCAGTATAATACTACCTGCTATTACCTTAGGGGTAGGATCTGCAGCTATAATTACAAGAATGACACGTTCATCAATGCTAGAGGTAATAAGACAAGATTATATAAGAACAGCTAGAGCAAAGGGTGTAACTGAAAAAGTTGTTATTAATAAACACGCCTTAAAAAATGCACTTATTCCAATAATAACAGTTGTTGGATTACAATTTGGACATCTATTAGGTGGAGCAGTTTTAACAGAGTCAGTTTACTCATGGCCAGGTGTTGGAAGATTGATGGTAGATGCAATAAGACAAAAAGATACACCTACAGTATTGGCAGCCGTTGTATTCTTAGCAGCAGCTTTTAGTGTGGTAAACTTATTGGTAGATATATTGTACGCTTATGTTGATCCAAGAATAAAATCACAATATAAGTAG
- a CDS encoding NAD(P)H-quinone oxidoreductase, which translates to MKCVVVKENGNVEKLRVTEMEIPKRDSGELLIKVHYTAVNRTDIINREGKAGKLVNPILGVEISGEVVETDENSSFKLGDRVMGLVNSGAYAEYCTIPEGMAIKLPETLTYEEGAAIPEVFLTAYQTLYWLGGLQENETVLIHAGASGVGTAAIQLAKKIGKAKVIVTAGSEEKLEFCKKLGADVAINYKEKEFDKIVLDVTQGKGVDLILDFVGASYWEKNLNSIKVDGRMVLIGILGGTEVEKMSILQLLMKRVQITGTLLTPRTVEYKTLLSQEFSQKVLPLIEKKIITPIIDRVFSIDEIKLAHTYMEENKNMGKIVVRVIENRL; encoded by the coding sequence ATGAAGTGTGTTGTTGTTAAAGAAAATGGAAATGTAGAAAAATTAAGAGTTACAGAGATGGAGATTCCCAAAAGAGATAGTGGAGAGTTATTAATAAAAGTTCACTATACAGCAGTTAATAGAACGGATATAATCAATAGAGAGGGTAAAGCTGGTAAATTAGTTAATCCTATTTTAGGAGTAGAGATTTCTGGAGAAGTGGTAGAAACAGATGAAAATAGCTCTTTCAAATTAGGTGATAGAGTTATGGGATTGGTAAACTCAGGAGCTTATGCTGAATACTGTACAATTCCAGAGGGGATGGCAATAAAATTACCTGAGACACTTACATATGAAGAGGGAGCAGCTATTCCAGAGGTATTTTTAACTGCTTATCAAACACTTTACTGGTTAGGTGGGTTGCAAGAGAATGAGACAGTTTTGATCCATGCAGGAGCTAGTGGAGTAGGAACAGCAGCTATACAATTAGCTAAAAAAATAGGAAAAGCTAAAGTGATTGTAACTGCAGGGTCTGAAGAGAAATTGGAATTTTGTAAAAAATTAGGTGCTGATGTAGCTATAAACTATAAAGAAAAAGAGTTTGATAAGATAGTTTTAGATGTGACTCAAGGAAAGGGAGTAGATCTAATTTTAGATTTTGTAGGGGCATCTTATTGGGAGAAAAATCTGAATAGTATAAAAGTTGATGGAAGAATGGTATTGATTGGGATTTTAGGAGGAACAGAAGTAGAAAAAATGAGTATCTTACAACTTTTGATGAAGAGAGTACAGATAACAGGAACTCTTTTAACTCCAAGAACAGTTGAGTATAAAACTTTATTATCTCAAGAATTTTCTCAAAAAGTACTTCCATTGATAGAAAAGAAAATTATAACTCCTATAATAGATAGGGTGTTCTCCATTGATGAGATAAAACTAGCCCATACCTATATGGAAGAGAATAAAAATATGGGAAAAATTGTAGTTAGAGTTATTGAAAATAGATTATAG
- a CDS encoding YadA C-terminal domain-containing protein: MKKKIIGLSLLVTSNLALATNNAVNNAAIQEQIDKLDNKTTATIKRIDGIVQGNKEINSKQDMAINQNKQDIATMDKTLNNKIDQNKFEQDVKNKAQDEKINSLNQNFSKSTQYDGTISGLEKKVDKLDKKMNKGLSLMAAMTAVDFQHVEEGEMSIGAGIGHYGNAQSVAVGAAYSPTQDLNLNVKLSVTAGDIKSSAVGAGASYKFKLR; encoded by the coding sequence ATGAAAAAGAAAATTATAGGTTTATCATTATTAGTAACAAGTAATCTAGCTTTAGCAACAAATAATGCAGTAAATAATGCAGCTATTCAAGAGCAAATAGATAAGTTGGATAATAAGACAACTGCAACAATCAAAAGAATAGATGGAATAGTTCAAGGGAATAAAGAAATAAATAGTAAACAAGATATGGCTATAAATCAAAATAAACAAGATATAGCAACAATGGATAAGACTTTAAATAATAAAATAGATCAAAATAAATTTGAACAAGATGTAAAAAATAAAGCTCAAGATGAAAAAATAAATAGTTTAAATCAAAATTTTTCAAAAAGTACTCAATATGATGGAACAATTTCAGGATTAGAGAAAAAGGTGGATAAATTAGATAAAAAAATGAATAAAGGATTATCATTAATGGCAGCAATGACAGCAGTTGATTTTCAACATGTAGAAGAAGGAGAAATGTCAATAGGAGCTGGAATTGGTCATTATGGAAATGCTCAGTCAGTAGCAGTAGGGGCAGCATATTCACCAACTCAAGATTTGAACTTAAATGTTAAATTATCAGTAACAGCTGGAGATATAAAATCATCTGCAGTAGGAGCAGGAGCGTCATATAAATTTAAATTAAGATAA
- the nikC gene encoding nickel transporter permease: protein MSSTNTSNKKRSQWVEVWRRLKRNKMAILGLIILIILFLLAIFADVIANYDNVVIKQNLAQRLQGPSAAHWLGTDEFGRDIFARLVHGTRVSLQVGIVAVGISIIIGGVLGAVAGYYSGKLDNTIMRIMDIFLAVPSILLAIAIVSALGPSILNLMLAISISSVPSYARIVRASVLSIRDQEFIEAAKAIGASNTRIIFRHIIPNSLAPVIVQATLGVASAILSTAGLSFIGLGIQPPAPEWGSMLSGGRQYLRYAWWVTTFPGVAIMITILSLNLLGDGLRDALDPRLKQ, encoded by the coding sequence ATGTCAAGTACAAACACTTCAAATAAAAAAAGAAGTCAGTGGGTGGAAGTATGGAGAAGATTAAAGAGAAATAAGATGGCAATTCTAGGGCTAATAATCTTAATAATTCTTTTCCTACTAGCAATCTTTGCTGACGTTATAGCAAACTATGATAATGTAGTAATAAAACAAAATTTAGCACAGAGATTACAAGGACCAAGTGCAGCACATTGGCTTGGAACAGATGAGTTTGGTAGAGATATTTTTGCAAGACTTGTACATGGTACAAGAGTATCATTACAAGTTGGTATAGTAGCTGTTGGAATCTCAATCATAATAGGTGGAGTATTAGGAGCAGTTGCTGGTTATTATAGTGGAAAATTAGATAATACAATAATGAGAATTATGGATATATTCCTAGCAGTACCAAGTATATTACTTGCAATAGCAATAGTATCAGCATTAGGACCAAGCATACTAAATCTAATGTTAGCAATTAGTATATCAAGTGTACCAAGTTATGCAAGAATAGTTAGAGCTTCTGTACTTTCAATAAGAGATCAGGAGTTTATAGAAGCAGCTAAGGCTATTGGAGCAAGTAATACAAGAATAATTTTTAGACATATTATTCCTAACTCATTGGCTCCTGTAATTGTACAAGCAACTTTAGGAGTAGCAAGTGCAATACTTTCAACAGCAGGTTTAAGCTTTATCGGATTGGGAATTCAACCTCCAGCACCAGAGTGGGGATCTATGCTATCTGGTGGTAGACAATATCTAAGATATGCTTGGTGGGTTACAACTTTCCCAGGTGTAGCAATAATGATAACAATTCTTTCTCTTAACTTATTAGGAGATGGATTAAGAGATGCGTTAGACCCAAGATTGAAACAGTAG
- a CDS encoding glutathione ABC transporter substrate-binding protein, with product MKGKLRLVLATLLSVFLFAACGGSKDAASGDAKVKDTIVVSDGAEAKSLDPHATNDAQSSRVTVQIYDRLVEQGDNMEIVPGLAESWEQPDGKTTIFHLRKGVKFHNGEELKASDVKFSLDRMKASPQVSHIIGTVEGVEVIDDNTVKVTTTQPFGALLSHLSHPTAAIMNEKAVKEYGDSYGQHPVGTGPYKFVSWQSGDRITLEANPEYFLGEAPIKNVVFRPIVEGSNRTIAIETGEIDIAYDIEGLDKDKLRNDDTVVFLEEPSLSIDYIGFNTKKAPFDNVKVRQAIATAINADDIIAAVYKGSGTKANSLIGPKVFGHTDEAKAWEYNVEKAKQLLAEAGYPNGFKTTIWINENPDRRDIAVILQAQLKEIGIDMTIETLEWGAYLDGTARGDHEMFILGWVSVTGDADYGLFPLLHSSTFGGAGNRSFYSNPKVDDLLTRARNSVDQEERKELYKEVQIMVQEDVPLYITAYKAQNAALQKNIENFKLKAAGHHRLYGVKFKSN from the coding sequence ATGAAAGGGAAGTTACGTTTAGTATTGGCAACACTATTATCAGTATTTTTATTTGCAGCTTGTGGTGGAAGTAAAGATGCAGCAAGTGGAGATGCAAAAGTAAAAGATACAATAGTAGTATCTGATGGAGCAGAGGCAAAATCATTAGATCCACATGCAACAAATGACGCACAATCTTCAAGAGTAACAGTACAAATTTATGATAGATTAGTAGAGCAGGGAGATAATATGGAGATAGTTCCAGGATTAGCAGAATCTTGGGAACAACCAGATGGAAAGACAACTATATTCCATTTAAGAAAAGGTGTTAAATTCCACAATGGTGAGGAATTAAAAGCATCAGATGTTAAATTCTCACTTGATAGAATGAAAGCATCACCTCAAGTTTCTCATATAATAGGAACTGTAGAGGGAGTAGAAGTTATTGATGACAACACTGTTAAAGTAACTACAACTCAACCATTTGGAGCTTTATTAAGCCACTTATCACACCCAACAGCAGCAATTATGAATGAAAAAGCTGTAAAAGAGTATGGAGATTCTTATGGACAACATCCAGTAGGAACAGGACCTTACAAATTTGTTTCATGGCAATCAGGAGACAGAATAACTCTAGAAGCAAATCCTGAGTACTTCTTAGGAGAGGCTCCTATAAAAAATGTAGTATTTAGACCTATCGTAGAGGGATCAAATAGAACAATAGCTATTGAAACTGGTGAGATTGATATAGCTTATGATATCGAAGGATTAGATAAAGATAAATTAAGAAATGATGATACAGTTGTATTCTTAGAAGAGCCATCTTTATCAATTGACTATATTGGATTTAATACTAAAAAAGCACCATTTGATAATGTAAAAGTAAGACAAGCTATAGCAACAGCAATCAATGCTGATGATATAATAGCAGCAGTTTATAAGGGATCAGGAACAAAAGCTAATTCATTAATAGGACCAAAAGTATTTGGACATACTGATGAAGCAAAAGCTTGGGAATACAATGTAGAAAAAGCTAAACAATTATTAGCAGAAGCTGGATATCCAAATGGATTTAAAACAACAATTTGGATCAATGAAAATCCAGATAGAAGAGATATTGCTGTAATATTACAAGCTCAATTAAAAGAGATAGGAATAGATATGACAATAGAAACTCTTGAGTGGGGAGCATACTTAGATGGTACTGCAAGAGGAGATCATGAAATGTTTATCCTTGGATGGGTAAGTGTAACTGGTGACGCAGACTATGGATTATTCCCATTACTACATAGTTCTACTTTCGGAGGAGCAGGAAACAGATCATTCTACTCAAATCCAAAAGTTGATGATCTATTAACAAGAGCTAGAAACTCAGTGGATCAAGAAGAGAGAAAAGAGCTATATAAAGAGGTTCAAATAATGGTTCAAGAAGATGTTCCTCTATATATTACTGCATATAAAGCACAAAATGCAGCATTACAAAAAAATATAGAAAATTTCAAGCTGAAAGCAGCAGGACATCATAGACTTTATGGAGTAAAATTTAAATCAAATTAG